From Serinicoccus profundi, the proteins below share one genomic window:
- a CDS encoding DUF4193 domain-containing protein, protein MATDYDAPRKNDDELNEDSIEELKARRNDKSSGSVDVDETEQAEGFELPGADLSNEELSVHVLPRQQDEFTCSRCFLVHHRSQLAKEVSGMPVCTECAA, encoded by the coding sequence ATGGCGACCGACTACGACGCACCACGAAAGAACGACGACGAGCTCAACGAGGACTCGATCGAGGAGCTGAAGGCACGACGCAACGACAAGTCCTCGGGCAGCGTCGATGTCGATGAGACCGAGCAGGCCGAGGGCTTCGAGCTGCCGGGGGCCGACCTGTCCAACGAGGAGCTGTCGGTGCACGTGCTGCCCCGGCAGCAGGACGAGTTCACCTGCTCCCGCTGCTTCCTCGTGCACCACCGCAGCCAGCTGGCCAAGGAGGTCAGCGGCATGCCGGTCTGCACCGAGTGCGCCGCCTGA
- the dut gene encoding dUTP diphosphatase, producing the protein MPPEPQTLDVPLRRLDPDLPVPVQARPGDAGVDLHLREDVRIGPGERTMVGTGIALAVPEGYAAFVHPRSGLAARHGLTIVNAPGTVDSGYRGEILVNLLNTDPREPVQLRRGDRIAQLVLQQVARPVFTVVDDLGESERGAGGHGHTGTSTTLPAAAGPTLKD; encoded by the coding sequence ATGCCGCCCGAGCCCCAGACCCTGGACGTCCCCCTGCGACGACTGGACCCCGACCTCCCGGTCCCGGTCCAGGCGCGGCCGGGTGACGCCGGGGTCGACCTGCACCTGCGCGAGGACGTCCGGATCGGGCCGGGCGAGCGCACCATGGTCGGCACGGGCATCGCGCTCGCCGTCCCCGAGGGGTATGCCGCGTTCGTGCACCCCCGTTCCGGGCTCGCGGCACGGCACGGCCTGACCATCGTCAACGCCCCCGGCACCGTGGATTCGGGTTACCGCGGGGAGATCCTGGTCAATCTGCTCAACACCGACCCGCGCGAGCCGGTGCAGCTGCGCCGGGGCGACCGCATCGCCCAGCTCGTGCTCCAGCAGGTCGCCCGCCCCGTCTTCACCGTGGTCGACGACCTCGGGGAGTCCGAGCGCGGGGCCGGCGGCCACGGGCATACCGGCACCTCCACCACCCTCCCGGCCGCAGCCGGGCCGACCCTGAAGGACTGA
- a CDS encoding DUF3710 domain-containing protein: MALFGRRKTNRLSDEELLDLEDRDEVVVRPEPAEGEPGVDRDWVRDEDGPYDITEWRELDGRIDLGAMRIPSVKGMQMRLDIEQNSGRVIGTTLGFGASQAQIQVFAAPRTEGIWDELRAEIARGLVDSGGAAETVEGRMGKELRARMPGRAPDGRVAYQPARFLGIDGPRWFLRVVIGGPAATDDNQARGILAYVRRVVVDRGDEPRPPREVLTLTPPKGFAEAVAKEAEARREQQEQKRRAAAADAVRRAPSAAGSTDATSVAGVDIGAPQGSDGSVRHRAPEPSPTDAPKAPRNPDFT; the protein is encoded by the coding sequence GTGGCACTCTTTGGCCGACGCAAGACCAACCGCCTCAGCGACGAGGAGCTGCTCGATCTCGAGGACCGGGACGAGGTCGTCGTGCGGCCGGAGCCTGCCGAGGGCGAGCCGGGCGTGGACCGCGACTGGGTCCGCGACGAGGACGGCCCCTACGACATCACCGAGTGGCGCGAGCTGGACGGCCGGATCGACCTGGGGGCGATGCGCATCCCGTCGGTCAAGGGTATGCAGATGCGGCTCGACATCGAGCAGAACTCGGGCCGCGTCATCGGCACCACCCTCGGCTTCGGTGCCTCCCAGGCCCAGATCCAGGTCTTCGCGGCGCCGCGGACCGAGGGCATCTGGGATGAGCTGCGCGCCGAGATCGCTCGGGGTCTGGTCGACTCCGGCGGCGCCGCCGAGACGGTCGAGGGCCGCATGGGCAAGGAGCTGCGGGCCCGGATGCCCGGTCGCGCCCCGGACGGGCGGGTCGCCTACCAGCCGGCCCGCTTCCTCGGGATCGACGGCCCCCGGTGGTTCCTGCGCGTCGTCATCGGCGGTCCGGCCGCGACCGACGACAACCAGGCGCGGGGCATCCTGGCCTATGTCCGGCGGGTCGTCGTCGACCGGGGCGACGAGCCCAGGCCCCCACGCGAGGTGCTCACCCTGACGCCGCCCAAGGGGTTCGCCGAGGCGGTCGCCAAAGAGGCCGAGGCCCGTCGCGAGCAGCAGGAGCAGAAGCGCCGCGCCGCGGCCGCCGACGCCGTGCGCCGGGCTCCCTCGGCGGCCGGTTCGACCGACGCGACCTCGGTCGCGGGGGTCGACATCGGCGCGCCCCAGGGCAGCGACGGCTCGGTGCGGCACCGCGCCCCCGAGCCCTCGCCGACGGACGCCCCCAAGGCGCCCCGCAATCCCGACTTCACCTGA
- a CDS encoding DUF3159 domain-containing protein, giving the protein MTAPGTPTGSEGSAAPEGHLVASAQETVEQVIRRRISDALGGWYGSLETALPTVAFVATWLITDAVRPAVIAAAGLLVVLTVVRGFVGGSWRFIGSAVFATAIAAFFALRSGEAQDAFLPGIVVSGAYGVAALVSILARWPLVGFIVAVGDPDFAERPTAWRRDAGLVAVCSRLTWVLVGLFALRVAVMLPLYLAGEVAWLGVTKIALSWPAYLVAVLIMGAMLATGRTPSENAAVDR; this is encoded by the coding sequence ATGACCGCGCCCGGCACCCCCACGGGGTCTGAGGGCTCCGCAGCGCCCGAGGGCCACCTCGTCGCCTCCGCGCAGGAGACGGTCGAGCAGGTCATCCGTCGACGGATCAGCGACGCGCTGGGCGGGTGGTACGGCTCCCTGGAGACGGCGCTGCCGACCGTGGCCTTCGTCGCGACGTGGCTCATCACCGATGCGGTGCGCCCGGCGGTCATCGCGGCGGCGGGCCTGCTCGTGGTCCTGACCGTGGTGCGCGGCTTCGTCGGCGGGTCGTGGCGGTTCATCGGCTCCGCGGTCTTCGCCACGGCGATCGCCGCCTTCTTCGCGCTGCGCTCGGGCGAGGCGCAGGACGCCTTCCTCCCGGGGATCGTCGTGAGCGGGGCGTATGGCGTGGCAGCCCTCGTGAGCATCCTCGCCCGGTGGCCGCTGGTCGGCTTCATCGTCGCCGTCGGCGACCCGGACTTCGCCGAGCGGCCCACCGCGTGGCGACGTGACGCTGGCCTGGTGGCCGTGTGCTCACGGCTGACCTGGGTCCTCGTCGGGCTCTTCGCGCTGCGGGTCGCCGTCATGCTCCCGCTCTACCTCGCGGGGGAGGTGGCCTGGCTCGGCGTGACGAAGATCGCGCTGAGCTGGCCGGCCTACCTGGTGGCGGTGCTCATCATGGGGGCGATGCTGGCCACCGGCCGGACCCCCAGCGAGAACGCCGCCGTCGACCGGTGA
- a CDS encoding class I SAM-dependent RNA methyltransferase, which produces MTTSPTPPRPGDRLDLDVGPVAHGGHCVARVGDEPAGQVVFVRHALPGERVSVVVTGTGGGGRFLRADAVEVHRAAAGRVEAPCPFAGPGRCGGCDWQHADLSTQRRLKADVVLEQLLRVGGCSPEEIERATGPDGVVCEALPGDEDGLRWRTRVEVALAPDPHGQGQAAGLRAHRSHRVVPVNDCLIAAPGVVGTGVFADPQRWVDEAQSRTREGRRAPRVSALDVVAPGVGEPVVVPLETAGADHPGTGRGRRRAPRRGTRSTPRPLGPVPQVVERVDGHDFAVSARGFWQVHPGAAQEFTAQVQQWLDPQPGDTVLDLYAGVGLFAVPLAEAVGEAGRVLAVEADPVAAEAATRHLAPYPWAQATAQRTEDALAGLVEVGRAADLVVLDPPRSGAGAEVIRSLAALGPRAVVYVACDPAALARDLATARQEGVRLDSLRVLDAFPMTHHVECLALLRPTDAPTSLPIATT; this is translated from the coding sequence GTGACCACGTCCCCGACCCCGCCCCGGCCCGGTGACCGGCTCGACCTCGACGTCGGTCCGGTCGCGCACGGGGGTCACTGCGTGGCGCGCGTCGGCGACGAGCCTGCGGGTCAGGTCGTCTTCGTCCGGCACGCGCTGCCCGGCGAGCGCGTGAGCGTGGTCGTCACCGGCACCGGGGGAGGTGGACGCTTCCTGCGGGCCGACGCGGTCGAGGTCCACCGGGCCGCCGCCGGGCGCGTGGAGGCCCCGTGCCCGTTCGCGGGGCCGGGACGGTGCGGCGGCTGCGACTGGCAGCATGCCGACCTCTCGACCCAGCGCCGGCTCAAGGCCGACGTCGTCCTGGAGCAGCTGCTGCGGGTCGGTGGGTGCTCACCGGAGGAGATCGAGCGGGCCACCGGGCCGGACGGCGTGGTGTGCGAGGCCCTGCCGGGCGACGAGGACGGGCTGCGCTGGCGTACCCGGGTGGAGGTGGCGCTCGCCCCCGACCCGCACGGGCAGGGTCAGGCCGCCGGGCTGCGCGCCCACCGCTCGCACCGCGTCGTCCCCGTTAACGACTGCCTCATCGCCGCACCCGGTGTGGTCGGCACCGGGGTCTTCGCCGACCCGCAGCGGTGGGTCGACGAGGCGCAGTCCCGGACCCGAGAGGGCCGACGCGCGCCGCGGGTGAGCGCCCTCGACGTGGTCGCCCCCGGAGTGGGGGAGCCCGTCGTCGTGCCGCTCGAGACGGCCGGCGCCGACCACCCCGGCACGGGTCGCGGGCGCCGACGGGCCCCGCGCCGTGGCACGCGGAGCACACCCCGGCCGCTCGGCCCCGTGCCGCAGGTCGTCGAGCGGGTCGACGGCCACGACTTCGCCGTCTCGGCCCGTGGCTTCTGGCAGGTCCACCCCGGCGCCGCGCAGGAGTTCACCGCGCAGGTGCAGCAGTGGCTCGACCCGCAGCCCGGCGACACCGTCCTGGACCTGTATGCCGGTGTCGGGCTCTTCGCGGTGCCGCTCGCCGAGGCCGTGGGAGAGGCTGGGAGGGTGCTCGCCGTCGAGGCGGACCCCGTGGCGGCCGAGGCGGCGACCCGTCACCTGGCTCCGTACCCGTGGGCGCAGGCCACGGCCCAGCGTACGGAGGACGCGCTCGCCGGGCTCGTCGAGGTCGGGAGGGCCGCCGACCTCGTCGTCCTCGACCCGCCGCGCAGCGGTGCCGGGGCTGAGGTCATCCGGTCGCTGGCCGCGCTCGGCCCCCGGGCCGTGGTCTACGTCGCATGCGACCCGGCAGCCCTGGCCCGCGACCTCGCGACCGCGAGGCAGGAAGGCGTGCGCCTCGACTCCTTGCGCGTGCTCGACGCCTTCCCCATGACCCACCACGTCGAGTGCCTGGCGCTCCTGCGCCCGACCGACGCCCCGACGTCCTTGCCCATCGCCACGACCTGA
- a CDS encoding LLM class flavin-dependent oxidoreductase, with protein sequence MPDLDQQLEFGIFPSPSAARIPELLGVVQVAEVEGLDLVSVQDHPYQDGFLDTWTLLSVLGARTTTIRLAPNVASLPLRPPVVLAKAAASLDLLTDGRVELGLGAGAFWDAIVAAGGPRRTPGEAVDALTEAVELIKAFWAGGTLRFRGEHYQAHGLHAGPVPAHNIPIWLGAYKPRMLRLTGRLADAWVPSMGYADPPDLAALAAVVDEAALAAGRPPAAVRRIYNINGRFGGGSGFLQGSPAQWAEQLAELSLSVGMTTYILGTDDPGVVRRYAAEVAPATRELVQAERARRATAPHEGTADAAPTAPEPDAGGSVSVRGSAGARHTVEPTPDDGTRLSPTMPWDEPSRPVGPDGEAGPHPEQAQHLKDIHDGLRDELQQVRDVLEQVRRGHVSVGAARSVINTMTMRQNNWTLGAYCESYCRIVTGHHTLEDRSVFPHLRHSEPGLEPVLDRLEEEHQVIHDVLEEFDRALVRLVTEDGTGRRGEAVLDGVQESLDLLTDTLLSHLAYEERELIGPLSRHGLS encoded by the coding sequence GTGCCCGACCTGGACCAGCAGCTGGAGTTCGGGATCTTCCCGAGCCCGTCCGCCGCCCGCATCCCCGAGCTGCTCGGGGTGGTGCAGGTCGCCGAGGTCGAGGGCCTGGACCTGGTGTCGGTGCAGGACCACCCCTACCAGGACGGCTTCCTCGACACCTGGACCCTGCTGTCGGTGCTCGGGGCGCGCACCACGACCATCCGACTCGCGCCCAACGTCGCCAGCCTCCCGCTGCGCCCGCCGGTGGTGCTGGCCAAGGCGGCCGCCTCGCTCGACCTGCTCACCGACGGCCGGGTGGAGCTCGGCCTGGGGGCGGGGGCCTTCTGGGACGCCATCGTCGCGGCCGGTGGCCCGCGGCGGACCCCCGGTGAGGCGGTCGACGCGCTGACCGAGGCGGTGGAGCTCATCAAGGCCTTCTGGGCCGGGGGGACGCTGCGCTTCCGCGGCGAGCACTACCAGGCGCACGGCCTGCACGCCGGCCCGGTGCCGGCGCACAACATCCCGATCTGGCTGGGGGCGTACAAGCCACGGATGCTGCGGCTCACCGGCCGCCTCGCCGACGCCTGGGTCCCGAGCATGGGGTATGCCGACCCGCCCGATCTCGCCGCGCTCGCGGCCGTCGTGGACGAGGCGGCGCTCGCGGCGGGGCGCCCGCCCGCGGCGGTGCGGCGCATCTACAACATCAACGGCCGCTTCGGCGGCGGCAGCGGCTTCCTCCAGGGCAGTCCCGCCCAGTGGGCCGAGCAGCTCGCCGAGCTCAGCCTTAGCGTCGGGATGACCACCTACATCCTCGGCACCGACGACCCGGGCGTCGTGCGGCGGTATGCCGCCGAGGTCGCCCCCGCGACGCGGGAGCTGGTCCAGGCCGAGCGGGCCCGGCGTGCGACGGCGCCGCACGAGGGGACGGCCGACGCCGCCCCGACCGCCCCCGAGCCCGACGCCGGGGGATCGGTGAGCGTCCGCGGGTCGGCGGGGGCACGGCATACCGTCGAGCCGACGCCGGACGACGGCACCCGCCTCTCGCCGACCATGCCCTGGGACGAGCCAAGCCGGCCGGTCGGCCCCGACGGCGAGGCCGGGCCGCACCCGGAGCAGGCCCAGCACCTCAAGGACATCCACGACGGGCTGCGCGACGAGCTGCAGCAGGTGCGCGACGTGCTGGAGCAGGTGCGCCGCGGCCACGTGAGCGTCGGCGCGGCCCGGTCGGTCATCAACACCATGACGATGCGGCAGAACAACTGGACCCTCGGCGCCTACTGCGAGTCCTACTGCCGCATCGTGACCGGGCACCACACCCTCGAGGACCGCAGCGTCTTCCCCCACCTGCGTCACTCCGAGCCGGGGCTGGAGCCGGTGCTGGACCGGCTGGAGGAGGAGCACCAGGTGATCCACGACGTGCTCGAGGAGTTCGACCGGGCCCTGGTGCGGCTGGTGACCGAGGACGGCACCGGGCGCAGGGGAGAGGCGGTGCTCGACGGCGTGCAGGAGTCCCTCGACCTGCTCACCGACACCCTCCTGTCCCATCTGGCCTACGAGGAGCGGGAGCTCATCGGGCCGTTGAGCCGCCACGGGCTCTCCTGA
- the acnA gene encoding aconitate hydratase AcnA: protein MSTNPNSFEAQGTLEVGEASYEIFRIGGLEGADSLPYSLKVLLENLLRTEDGANITADHITALAGWDANAQPDTEIQFTPARVIMQDFTGVPCIVDLATMREAMGDLGGDPTKINPLAPAELVIDHSVIIDVFGRPDAFERNVAIEYERNEERYQFLRWGQTAFEDFKVVPPGTGIVHQVNIEHLARTVMTRDSGADGALQAYPDTCVGTDSHTTMVNGLGVLGWGVGGIEAEAAMLGQPVSMLIPRVVGFKLTGAVPAGATATDVVLTITEQLREHGVVGKFVEFYGDGVTQVPLANRATIGNMSPEFGSTCAIFPIDDVTLDYLRLTGRPDDQVALVEAYAKEQGLWADPTKEARYSEYLELDLSTVVPSIAGPKRPQDRIEVSRAKEQFCADLDKYADNDASMSAVDHELEDTFPASDAPSHDASDEAQQADRPMHSGRAKDGSTRRASKPVEVSMDGETFEIDHGIVAIASITSCTNTSNPSVMMAAAMLAKNAVDKGLTVAPWVKTSMAPGSKVVTGYFEKAGMWPYLEALGFHLVGYGCTTCIGNSGPLVEEISQAINDNDLAVTSVLSGNRNFEGRINPDVKMNYLASPPLVIAYALAGTMDFDFDSEPLGVDSTGADVFLKDIWPAPEDVERTIATSISRDMFTEDYADVFAGDERWQSLSTPDGDTFDWAGESTYVRKPPYFEGMQAQPAPVKDISGARVLALLGDSVTTDHISPAGSIKADSPAGKYLSEHGIERKDFNSYGSRRGNHEVMIRGTFANIRLKNQLLDGVEGGFTRDFTQGGEQTSIYDAAQSYAEAGTPLVVLAGKEYGSGSSRDWAAKGTRLLGVKAVIAESYERIHRSNLIGMGVLPLQYPEGQNAQSLGLDGTETFDISGVTALNEGTTPKTVTVTATKGDGGGDPVTFEAVVRIDTPGEADYYRNDGILQYVLRSLVDA, encoded by the coding sequence TTGAGCACCAATCCGAACAGCTTCGAGGCCCAGGGCACGCTGGAGGTGGGCGAGGCCAGCTACGAGATCTTCCGGATCGGTGGGCTGGAGGGCGCCGACTCCCTGCCCTACTCCCTCAAGGTGCTGCTGGAGAACCTCCTGCGCACCGAGGACGGCGCCAACATCACCGCCGACCACATCACCGCCCTCGCCGGGTGGGACGCGAACGCCCAGCCGGACACCGAGATCCAGTTCACCCCGGCGCGCGTCATCATGCAGGACTTCACCGGGGTGCCCTGCATCGTCGACCTGGCCACCATGCGTGAGGCCATGGGCGACCTCGGCGGCGACCCCACCAAGATCAACCCCCTGGCCCCGGCCGAGCTGGTCATCGACCACTCGGTCATCATCGACGTCTTCGGTCGCCCGGACGCCTTCGAGCGCAACGTGGCGATCGAGTACGAGCGCAACGAGGAGCGCTACCAGTTCCTGCGCTGGGGGCAGACGGCCTTCGAGGACTTCAAGGTCGTCCCCCCCGGCACGGGCATCGTCCACCAGGTCAACATCGAGCACCTGGCCCGCACGGTCATGACCCGCGACAGCGGTGCGGACGGCGCGCTGCAGGCCTACCCCGACACCTGCGTCGGCACCGACAGCCACACCACGATGGTCAACGGCCTGGGCGTCCTGGGCTGGGGCGTGGGCGGCATCGAGGCCGAGGCGGCCATGCTCGGCCAGCCGGTCTCCATGCTCATCCCGCGGGTCGTGGGCTTCAAGCTCACCGGCGCCGTCCCGGCCGGCGCGACCGCCACCGACGTCGTCCTCACCATCACCGAGCAGCTGCGCGAGCACGGGGTGGTCGGCAAGTTCGTCGAGTTCTACGGCGACGGCGTCACCCAGGTGCCGCTGGCCAACCGCGCGACGATCGGCAACATGAGCCCTGAGTTCGGCTCGACCTGCGCGATCTTCCCGATCGACGACGTGACCCTGGACTACCTGCGCCTCACCGGCCGCCCGGACGACCAGGTCGCCCTGGTGGAGGCCTACGCCAAGGAGCAGGGCCTGTGGGCCGACCCCACCAAGGAGGCCCGCTACAGCGAGTACCTCGAGCTCGACCTGTCGACCGTCGTGCCCTCCATCGCCGGCCCGAAGCGCCCGCAGGACCGCATCGAGGTCTCCCGCGCCAAGGAGCAGTTCTGCGCCGACCTCGACAAGTACGCCGACAACGACGCCTCGATGAGCGCGGTCGACCACGAGCTGGAGGACACCTTCCCGGCCTCGGACGCCCCCTCGCACGACGCCAGTGACGAGGCGCAGCAGGCGGACCGGCCGATGCACTCAGGTCGCGCCAAGGACGGCTCCACCCGGCGGGCCTCCAAGCCGGTCGAGGTGTCGATGGACGGCGAGACCTTCGAGATCGACCACGGCATCGTGGCGATCGCCTCGATCACCTCGTGCACCAACACCTCCAACCCCTCGGTGATGATGGCGGCCGCGATGCTCGCCAAGAACGCCGTGGACAAGGGCCTCACCGTGGCCCCGTGGGTCAAGACGTCGATGGCGCCGGGGTCCAAGGTCGTCACCGGCTACTTCGAGAAGGCCGGCATGTGGCCCTACCTCGAGGCGCTCGGCTTCCACCTCGTCGGCTACGGCTGCACGACGTGCATCGGCAACTCCGGCCCGTTGGTCGAGGAGATCAGCCAGGCGATCAACGACAACGACCTCGCCGTGACCTCGGTGCTCTCGGGCAACCGCAACTTCGAGGGTCGGATCAACCCGGACGTCAAGATGAACTACCTGGCCTCCCCGCCGCTGGTCATCGCCTACGCGCTGGCCGGCACGATGGACTTCGACTTCGACAGCGAGCCGCTCGGTGTCGACAGCACCGGCGCCGACGTCTTCCTCAAGGACATCTGGCCCGCCCCGGAGGACGTCGAGCGGACCATCGCCACCTCGATCAGCCGGGACATGTTCACCGAGGACTACGCCGACGTCTTCGCCGGCGACGAGCGGTGGCAGAGCCTGTCCACCCCGGACGGCGACACCTTCGACTGGGCCGGCGAGTCCACCTACGTCCGCAAGCCTCCGTACTTCGAGGGCATGCAGGCGCAGCCCGCCCCGGTGAAGGACATCTCCGGTGCCCGGGTCCTGGCCCTGCTGGGTGACTCGGTCACGACCGACCACATCAGCCCGGCCGGGTCGATCAAGGCCGACAGCCCCGCCGGGAAGTACCTCTCCGAGCACGGCATCGAGCGCAAGGACTTCAACTCCTACGGCTCGCGCCGCGGCAACCACGAGGTGATGATCCGCGGCACCTTCGCCAACATCCGGCTCAAGAACCAGCTGCTGGACGGTGTCGAGGGCGGCTTCACCCGCGACTTCACCCAGGGCGGCGAGCAGACCTCGATCTACGACGCCGCGCAGTCGTATGCCGAGGCCGGCACCCCGCTCGTGGTCCTGGCGGGCAAGGAGTACGGGTCGGGCTCCTCGCGCGACTGGGCCGCCAAGGGCACCCGGCTCCTCGGGGTCAAGGCGGTCATCGCCGAGTCCTACGAGCGCATCCACCGCTCCAACCTCATCGGTATGGGCGTCCTGCCGCTGCAGTACCCCGAGGGTCAGAACGCCCAGAGCCTGGGGCTGGACGGCACCGAGACCTTCGACATCAGCGGGGTGACCGCGCTCAACGAGGGCACCACCCCCAAGACGGTCACGGTCACCGCGACCAAGGGCGACGGAGGCGGCGACCCTGTGACCTTCGAGGCGGTCGTGCGGATCGACACCCCCGGCGAGGCGGACTACTACCGCAACGACGGGATCCTCCAGTACGTCCTGCGCTCGCTCGTGGACGCCTGA
- a CDS encoding VOC family protein encodes MTTTQPDRLAADTAMGPVTLEVADLDGLRDFYRDAVTLAVLSEDGPVVTLGRGTTPIVILRHRPELRHASPGSAGLFHTAILFPTQTELAVAVAAMGAARAPYVGSADHLVSQAFYFEDPEGNGIELYWDRDRTQWSWVHGRVEMDNRFLDAGAFLREHLDPQAQERPQDGEAAVGHVHLSVGDVASAKEFYVERLGFDTTSEWNGQALFVSAGGYHHHMAMNVWRSRGAGRRFPTLGLGQVDIVLPSSDDVGELGERMRHFGVRGADDGRSVTFEDPWANTIRVVAEGAAS; translated from the coding sequence ATGACCACCACCCAGCCCGACCGCCTCGCCGCCGACACCGCGATGGGTCCGGTGACGCTCGAGGTCGCGGACCTGGATGGGCTGCGCGACTTCTACCGTGACGCGGTGACGTTGGCGGTGCTGAGCGAGGACGGGCCGGTCGTGACGCTCGGGCGCGGGACCACCCCGATCGTGATCCTGCGTCACCGGCCCGAGCTGCGGCATGCGTCGCCGGGCTCGGCCGGGCTGTTCCACACCGCCATCCTCTTCCCGACCCAGACCGAGCTGGCGGTGGCGGTGGCCGCCATGGGCGCGGCGCGCGCCCCCTACGTCGGCAGCGCCGACCACCTGGTCAGCCAGGCGTTCTACTTCGAGGACCCCGAGGGCAACGGGATCGAGCTCTACTGGGACCGCGACCGCACGCAGTGGAGCTGGGTGCACGGCCGGGTGGAGATGGACAACCGGTTCCTCGACGCCGGGGCGTTCCTGCGCGAGCACCTCGACCCGCAGGCGCAGGAGCGACCGCAGGACGGCGAGGCCGCCGTGGGGCACGTGCACCTGTCGGTGGGGGACGTGGCCAGCGCCAAGGAGTTCTACGTCGAGCGGCTCGGCTTCGACACCACGAGCGAGTGGAACGGCCAGGCGCTCTTCGTCTCCGCCGGTGGCTACCACCACCACATGGCGATGAACGTCTGGCGCAGTCGCGGCGCCGGCCGACGGTTCCCGACCCTCGGCCTCGGGCAGGTCGACATCGTGCTGCCGAGCAGCGACGACGTGGGTGAGCTGGGGGAGCGGATGCGTCACTTCGGGGTGCGCGGCGCCGACGACGGGCGCAGCGTCACCTTCGAGGACCCGTGGGCCAACACCATCCGGGTCGTCGCCGAGGGTGCGGCTAGCTGA
- the ppk2 gene encoding polyphosphate kinase 2, with translation MATSTGGKKSTTSASSGGRVPRLDKKIYEAELLRLQEQLVELQTWIKETGHRLVVVFEGRDAAGKGGAIKRVTEYLSPRQAQIVALPTPTERQKTQWYFQRYVEHLPAAGEIRLFDRSWYNRGGVERVMGYCTPEEHRRWLQQTPIFERMLMDDGILLRKYWFSVSDDEQERRFRSRMEDPMRRWKLSPTDLESLTRWEDYSRAKDEMFVHTDTPEARWNVVASDDKRSARINMIAHLLSSIPYAAVEQTELTMPRRPSSTGYQRTDRRLQLPVPDHAAAVAAAAGKPVERPRPKGVS, from the coding sequence ATGGCCACATCCACGGGTGGGAAGAAGAGCACGACCTCGGCGTCCTCCGGCGGCCGGGTGCCGCGCCTGGACAAGAAGATCTACGAGGCCGAGCTGCTGAGACTGCAGGAGCAGCTGGTCGAGCTGCAGACCTGGATCAAGGAGACCGGGCACCGCCTCGTCGTGGTCTTCGAGGGCCGGGACGCCGCCGGCAAGGGCGGCGCGATCAAGCGGGTCACCGAGTACCTCTCCCCCCGGCAGGCGCAGATCGTCGCGCTGCCGACGCCGACCGAGCGGCAGAAGACGCAGTGGTACTTCCAGCGGTATGTCGAGCACCTCCCGGCGGCCGGCGAGATCCGCCTCTTCGACCGGTCCTGGTACAACCGCGGCGGGGTCGAGCGGGTCATGGGCTACTGCACCCCCGAGGAGCACCGACGGTGGCTGCAGCAGACCCCGATCTTCGAGCGGATGCTCATGGACGACGGGATCCTGCTGCGCAAGTACTGGTTCTCGGTCTCCGACGACGAGCAGGAGCGCCGCTTCCGGTCCCGGATGGAGGACCCCATGCGCCGCTGGAAGCTCTCCCCCACCGACCTCGAGTCACTCACCCGCTGGGAGGACTACAGCCGGGCCAAGGACGAGATGTTCGTCCACACTGACACCCCCGAGGCGAGGTGGAATGTCGTGGCCTCCGACGACAAGCGCTCCGCGCGGATCAACATGATCGCCCACCTGCTGTCCTCGATCCCCTATGCCGCCGTCGAGCAGACCGAGCTGACGATGCCCCGCCGCCCGTCCTCGACGGGCTACCAGCGCACCGACCGGCGCCTCCAGCTGCCGGTGCCCGACCACGCCGCAGCCGTCGCCGCGGCCGCGGGCAAGCCGGTCGAGCGTCCTCGTCCGAAGGGTGTCAGCTAG